ACAATGCTTTTTCGAAAGCATCTATTGCCTTGTCATATTCTTTAAGGACAATATAATTTGCTCCCATACTGGTATAAACTTTAGCAGAGGTGGAGTTTAATTTTATGGCCATTTCATAATATGGAACAGCCTTTTTTGGCTCATTAATGTCTTCATAAACATAGGCTTTACCTACATAACTTTCCTCATATTTAGGGTCTAACTTAATAGAGGTATCGAATGATACTAATGCTTTTTCGTAATTTTTTAATTGATAATTCGTGAAAGCAAAATCAAAGTGTGTCGTCGCAGAATTTGGATATTGATTAACTAACTTTTCAAAATATATTATAGCTTCTTTGAAATTTTGAGCATCTCTTAAAGCAATAGCAAGGTTATTTATATATAGTGAATCTGTAGGGGATAAAGAAACCGCTTTTCTGTAATTAAATAATGATTTTTCTTTATCACCTAACATATCATAAGCATTGCCTAAATCATTATACGCATCAGCTAAATTAGGATTAACTAGAATCGCTTTTTGAGCGTATTTTAGCATTAAATCATATTTATCTAGAGAATAATAAAGTTTGGCGAGATTCCCAATCGTAATTTCATCATTAGGATCTAGGGCTATCGACTTTTCATAGAGCAATATGGCTTTGTCATATTCTTTTTTCACCTCATGAATTGTACCCTTAACATTATATATGCCAGCAAAATTAGGATCAATAGCAATTGCTTTATCGCAATATTCAATCGCTTTTTTATAGTCTTTTAACTCTTTATATTCAAGAGCAAGGTTGTTGTACGGAAAGACCCAAGAAGGAGAAAGTTCTACGGCCTTATTATAATAATAAATGGCAGAATCACTTTTTTTTGCATCAGCATACCTTAATCCAATTCTATTGTAAATGTAAGGTGCATCACCTTCCAATTTAAGTGCATCTTTTAAAATGCTGATTCCTTTTAAATCATCCTCAACTAATAAAGAATTAAAAAACAAGGCCCTAGCTTTAATGTAATCATGTAAAATATGCTTTTTGTCGGTTAAGGTAGCTGCAAACATAATTTCTTTAGCAGTTCTTAAATCTTTTTCTTTAAAAATATTCGAGACCCCTTTTAAATAATCATCTAATTTGCTTTGAGATCTTTTTTGTAACGCCGCTAAAAATGAAGATTTTAATGATGGGCGAATTGTAATAGCAGAAGGATCGTTTAATAACTTGTTGTAAATATGAAGGGCAGAATTTACAGTGTCAGTTTCTTTTTCTCCCCATAACAGCCAACCTTTTTTAACAAACTCGTTGTATTTGGCATAAGCATCAGCAACTGCTGGCGTAATTTCATCTGCAAAACCTTTTTTTGTATTGGCTGCTATCATTTGCCCAGTAGGGATGATGAGCTCATCCTTTTTTGCATCAGCTAATAAAACATTGTCAAACGTAAAAAGCTGCCTTTTTGCATCGCCATCAATTTTTGGGTTTTGGCTATTAGCCGTTTCATCACCAACCTTTAATGGGAGGTAAAGCGCAAGTTCTCCAGCAGTAATTACATTGTCGGTATTTCTGTTTGCTAAACCTTGTATCCCTTTCATCAAATAATAAGAAAAAACACCTCTTCCGCCTCCCCATTTAGGGTTTTCTAAAGAAAGTTCTCCTTCCTGAGCAGAAAGTATTTTGGTAATTTGGCCGCTCCATTCTTTTCCTAAAGCCTGCATGGTCATTTTTATGCCTTCCATTCCGCCGGCTAGTTTTCCAGATTTACAAGCATCAACTATTAATAAAACTTCTTTCGCTTTGTTATTGGCGATATAAGTTTCTAAATAATCCTGTAAAAATTTAATGCTCACCGTTCCTTTTGTCATGTAAGCGGCAATAGGGGCGTCATAAGCCAATAGGAAACCATTTTGATGAATCGTTTTTTTCTCAACATCGCCATGGCCTGAAAAATAAAAGATAACCTTGTCGTTTTCCTTAACACTTTCTGCTAACCACTCCAAAGTGCCATAAATCTCGCCTGAAATAGCTTCTTTATTTAGCAACATCTTGATGTTTTCTGTAGGTACGTTAACCTGAGGAGTTCTCAAATATTTGTAAAATGCCTCGGCATCTTTATGGGCGTAATTTAATTTAGAGATGTTTTGATATTCTGATATACCTACCACAACCGCCCAAGTTTTTCCAGTTGGTCCATCTTTTTCTTTATTGCTTACCGTAACCCCTTTTTCACCTTGTGCTAAACAGAGTTGAGATAAAGACAATAAGCAAATGAAAATGCAAAACCAGTTTTTCATGGGGTTGGTAACGAGATTGATTGAGGGAAAATTGAATTTAAAATTAGCTAATGCCAATGATATTGTAAATACTTAAATGTTGGTATTTTCGCCCTCTTATATTTTCTTATCAACAGAATATTTTTTCATCAAAGCTTTAAAAGCCAGAGTTTTTTTAATGTTGATAAGGATTTTGTCTTTTTTGATGAAATTGTAGTCACTATAACCATTATCTAAAGCCAGTTGTAGATATTTTAAACTTTTAACACTATCGCCATTAGCAGCATAGGCACCAGCAAAATTATAATAAGCGTAGGAGTCGAAAAGTACCTTATGAGTTGAACCTGCTACATCGGCAATGCTTTTTTCAAAATAGTTTAAAGCATTTATAAAATCATTGTTCTGATAAAAGGTTTTTCCGACCCAATAATTAAAAGTAGCACCTACATTTTGATTAGTTGCAGTTTTTAAATAAAGTTTAAATCCCTCTAGTACATGAAGGGGAGATTTGTTTATCCCATCAGTTATATAACTGTAGGTTAAAGAGTCAAGGCCTAGCTCAGCCGATTTAAATAGGTAAGAATAACCTTCAAACGGTTTATCTATTTCCTTATATAACAGGCCAATGGTAATTAGTATTTTTTGGTCCTTTGGTTGTTGGCTGAGTGCGGCTTTATAAAAATTAATTGCAGTTTCTATTTTTTTTAGTTTAAAGCTTAGATAGCCCAACCCTTTATTAGCAAAGATAGATGTTGAATCAATTTTTAATGCATTTAAATAAGAATTTACAGCGTTTGTTGTGTCTCCAACTAATTCGTAAAATTCTGCAAGTGTATTAAACCAAATAGGATCTTCAAGGTCAAGTTCAGTGCTTTTTTTATAATGATATAAAGCTTTGTCAAATTGCTTTTGTTGATAATAAACAGAGGCCAAACCTTGATGTGAGTTGGCAATGGTTGTGTCGGTTTTTATAGCCAATTTAAACATATCCATTGCTTTATCGTATTCTTCGTTACTAAAATATAATTTTCCTAAATTCAAGGGATGCCTCCATTCTCCTTTATTCATTTCTAATGCCCTTATGTAATATGTTTTAGCCTTTTCGTAATTTTTCTCGGCGGCATAAATCATTCCTAGGTTATTAATTGGATAACTCCAAGTTGGTGCAAATTCAATTGCCTTATCATAATAATAGGCTGCCGAATCTAGCTTGTTCATTTGCTGATAAGTAAAGCCTAGCCCAAAATAAAGATAAGCTGCCTCCCCCTCTAAAACCAAAGCTTGATGAAGCATTTTTAAGCTTTTTTCAGTAGAATCTGTGTTAAAAGCATTAAAATATAATGCTCTCGATTGTACGTAATTATATAAAATGTGGGTTTTATCTATGATACGACTGGCATATAATATTTCTTGATAAGCCCTATAATCGTATTTTTTTGCAACTTGACCTTTTATTAAACTATCTAGTTTAGATTGTGCGCCTTTTTGTAGGGCAGTTAAGAAAGAGGATTTTAAAGAAGGTCTTATGCTTATAGCTGCAGGATTGTTTAATAACTTATTGTAAATGTTTAATGCGCAATTTATGGTGTCTGACTGTCGATTACCCCATAACAACCACCCTTTTTCTACAAAATTCATATATTTGAGGTATGAGTTGTTAATCGTAGAATCTAGTTTGTCAGCAAAACCTTTTTCTCTTTTCTCTTTTTCTTTGCGAGGTTTTACTGCTGCAATCATTTGGTCTTTTGGATTTACCATTTCAACTTTTTTCGCTTCCGCTAATAAAACATCATCATAAGTAAATAAAACACGCTTTGCATCACCTTCAATTTTAGGATTTTGACTAGCATTGGTTTCTTCAGATACAATAATCGGGAGATAATTACCTAATTCCATGGTGGTGATAAGATGGTCATCCGCATTTCTGTTAGCTAATCCCTGTATGCCTTTCAATAAATAATAAGAGAAAACACCTCTTCCCGCACCCCATTTGGCATCTTCTAATGATAATTCTCCTTCTTGAGCAGAAAGAATTTTAGTGATTTGTCCATTCCAATGCTCATTCAAAGCTTTCATCGTGGCTTGTGCACCTTGCACTCCTCCGGCAAGTTTACCAGACTTACAGGCATCTACAATTAAAAGCACATCTTTTGCCTTGTTCTTTACAATATAAGAGTCTAAATAACTTTGTAAATAAGTCAATCCAATAGAGCCTTTAGTCATATAAGCAGAAGTGGGAGAGTCATAGGCTAAAAGAAAGCCATTTTGATATATGGTTTTTTTCTCAACATCCCCATGGCCAGAGAAGTAAAATATAACCCTGTCATTTTCTTTAACACTTTCTGTTAACCAATCTAAAGCACCATAAATTTCTGCGGAAGTGGCATCCTTGTTTAATAGCAACTTGATATTTTCTGTAGGGACATTTACTTGTGGCGTTCTTAAGTACTTGTAAAATGCCTCTGCGTCTTTGTGAGCATATCTTAGGTCATCTATGTTTTGATACTCGGAAATGCCAATGATAAGAGCCCAAGTTTTTCCGGTAGACACATTTTTATCGGTATTGTTTACCGTAACTCCTTTGACACCAGGTTGAGCGTATAAGCAATTTATAACAAAGAGACAGCAAAATAAAAACAGAAGTCTCTTCATAATAGATGAATATAAAATTTGTAATATAAATTTACAGAATACACCATCTCTTACAATACCCATTTGTGGGTATTTTGCAGCGCTAAATTTATAGGAAAAAAAACAATTTTAGCTTCAATTCGTTAACTTCACAGAGCGATAATCGATGAAGCGAAAACCTTATCCCATAGAGAAAAACAAGATTCAAGTTCCAAAATTTGAAGAAAGCGCTGGATTTTATACCACCAAACAGCGCAGCAAAATCATGTCTAAAATCAGGGGCAAGAATAGTAAACCAGAGTTGCTATTGCGTAAAGCACTTTGGTCAAACAACATCCGCTTTCGTATTCATAGGAAAGATTTACCGGGCAAGCCAGATTTAGTGATTGATAAATATAGGTTGGCAGTTTTTGTTGATGGTGATTTTTGGCATGGCTACCAATGGGATGAAAACAAGCATAAAAATAACCCAACGTTTTGGATCCCTAAGATTAAGCGGAACATGCAACGCGACCAGTTTGTAAATGAAAGTTTAAAAGAAATGGGTTATACCGTTATGCGTTTTTGGGAAAATGAGGTGAAACAAAACTTAAAAGCCTGCTTAAACCAAGTTAAGCT
The sequence above is drawn from the Pedobacter frigiditerrae genome and encodes:
- a CDS encoding tetratricopeptide repeat protein, with the protein product MKNWFCIFICLLSLSQLCLAQGEKGVTVSNKEKDGPTGKTWAVVVGISEYQNISKLNYAHKDAEAFYKYLRTPQVNVPTENIKMLLNKEAISGEIYGTLEWLAESVKENDKVIFYFSGHGDVEKKTIHQNGFLLAYDAPIAAYMTKGTVSIKFLQDYLETYIANNKAKEVLLIVDACKSGKLAGGMEGIKMTMQALGKEWSGQITKILSAQEGELSLENPKWGGGRGVFSYYLMKGIQGLANRNTDNVITAGELALYLPLKVGDETANSQNPKIDGDAKRQLFTFDNVLLADAKKDELIIPTGQMIAANTKKGFADEITPAVADAYAKYNEFVKKGWLLWGEKETDTVNSALHIYNKLLNDPSAITIRPSLKSSFLAALQKRSQSKLDDYLKGVSNIFKEKDLRTAKEIMFAATLTDKKHILHDYIKARALFFNSLLVEDDLKGISILKDALKLEGDAPYIYNRIGLRYADAKKSDSAIYYYNKAVELSPSWVFPYNNLALEYKELKDYKKAIEYCDKAIAIDPNFAGIYNVKGTIHEVKKEYDKAILLYEKSIALDPNDEITIGNLAKLYYSLDKYDLMLKYAQKAILVNPNLADAYNDLGNAYDMLGDKEKSLFNYRKAVSLSPTDSLYINNLAIALRDAQNFKEAIIYFEKLVNQYPNSATTHFDFAFTNYQLKNYEKALVSFDTSIKLDPKYEESYVGKAYVYEDINEPKKAVPYYEMAIKLNSTSAKVYTSMGANYIVLKEYDKAIDAFEKALSLNPKYIYAWINYGNLYDDKGESEKALEKYQRALVIEPTNNDGVNNSAYILIKMKRYDDAIVVLKKALTLDSKNIEWLNRLARVYNIKEDYQQALEQYLKIITIDRNNDNAYHSAGHLYASINNAIKGFAYYLKSAELNGYSDALSHITNEIDKNSTVLPNAIKFYKDSLATNNSRNIALMSFIDGYKLYSKKDFQKAITFFEKSITSDSTFTDSYNVAGLAALYSKKIPHAEKFFNKLIAIDEDDTNAYYNLACLYSLNNDLTKSLKNLEFALSKGYKEYAHIMEDEDLTNLRKSSAFTVLMKKYFPNKK
- a CDS encoding caspase family protein gives rise to the protein MKRLLFLFCCLFVINCLYAQPGVKGVTVNNTDKNVSTGKTWALIIGISEYQNIDDLRYAHKDAEAFYKYLRTPQVNVPTENIKLLLNKDATSAEIYGALDWLTESVKENDRVIFYFSGHGDVEKKTIYQNGFLLAYDSPTSAYMTKGSIGLTYLQSYLDSYIVKNKAKDVLLIVDACKSGKLAGGVQGAQATMKALNEHWNGQITKILSAQEGELSLEDAKWGAGRGVFSYYLLKGIQGLANRNADDHLITTMELGNYLPIIVSEETNASQNPKIEGDAKRVLFTYDDVLLAEAKKVEMVNPKDQMIAAVKPRKEKEKREKGFADKLDSTINNSYLKYMNFVEKGWLLWGNRQSDTINCALNIYNKLLNNPAAISIRPSLKSSFLTALQKGAQSKLDSLIKGQVAKKYDYRAYQEILYASRIIDKTHILYNYVQSRALYFNAFNTDSTEKSLKMLHQALVLEGEAAYLYFGLGFTYQQMNKLDSAAYYYDKAIEFAPTWSYPINNLGMIYAAEKNYEKAKTYYIRALEMNKGEWRHPLNLGKLYFSNEEYDKAMDMFKLAIKTDTTIANSHQGLASVYYQQKQFDKALYHYKKSTELDLEDPIWFNTLAEFYELVGDTTNAVNSYLNALKIDSTSIFANKGLGYLSFKLKKIETAINFYKAALSQQPKDQKILITIGLLYKEIDKPFEGYSYLFKSAELGLDSLTYSYITDGINKSPLHVLEGFKLYLKTATNQNVGATFNYWVGKTFYQNNDFINALNYFEKSIADVAGSTHKVLFDSYAYYNFAGAYAANGDSVKSLKYLQLALDNGYSDYNFIKKDKILINIKKTLAFKALMKKYSVDKKI
- a CDS encoding very short patch repair endonuclease, which codes for MKRKPYPIEKNKIQVPKFEESAGFYTTKQRSKIMSKIRGKNSKPELLLRKALWSNNIRFRIHRKDLPGKPDLVIDKYRLAVFVDGDFWHGYQWDENKHKNNPTFWIPKIKRNMQRDQFVNESLKEMGYTVMRFWENEVKQNLKACLNQVKLYIETAREMDVPVKE